In a single window of the Allobranchiibius huperziae genome:
- a CDS encoding serine/threonine-protein kinase, producing MSAGGGDTLGGRYTLTDKIAAGGMGEVWAATDAILGRTVAVKVLKGGLTDEIGFDQRFRTEARLAAALTHANIAAVYDYGEDEGSAYLVMEYVPGLPLSRIIADRAPMPAVDTVGLIAQTATALQSAHLNGLVHRDVKPANVLVTADGIVKLTDFGIARAVGSAAMTKAGEVMGTAQYLAPEAALGQETTPLSDVYALAVVTYEMLCGARPFNSDSPVALAMAHVNEQPPPMPDFVPPPVRAVVLAALEKDPQFRPDSAAEFARALQQSIVDSARMGFDPYSEPPRRGEWDPSPPAPHSPQGEGRRRRRDRKDPGPHSGPQGAAPFGPDEYPGQNFGDFGAPAHREPGNHGEHGAPSSGPQGTHGDPPRGHQLPGRRTTEHLPSGPGSTRVLPPGIAGDRGDQRETEGQPSGSRASGPSTTTSRTRRYAVLAAIALIIVIVAVVLVVLLRGRSSGTPQEHFTKPVQIASLRHPGTTAMELR from the coding sequence ATGAGCGCAGGTGGTGGGGACACCCTGGGTGGGCGCTACACGCTCACCGACAAGATCGCGGCCGGCGGCATGGGCGAGGTCTGGGCAGCCACCGACGCGATCCTCGGGCGCACCGTCGCGGTCAAGGTGCTGAAGGGCGGGCTGACCGACGAGATCGGATTCGACCAGCGGTTCCGCACGGAGGCACGCCTGGCCGCGGCGCTCACCCACGCCAACATCGCGGCCGTCTACGACTACGGCGAGGACGAGGGATCGGCGTACCTCGTCATGGAGTACGTCCCCGGCCTGCCGCTCTCGCGGATCATCGCCGACCGGGCGCCGATGCCCGCGGTCGACACCGTGGGGCTCATCGCCCAGACCGCGACGGCGCTGCAGTCGGCGCACCTGAACGGCCTGGTGCACCGCGACGTCAAACCCGCCAACGTGCTCGTCACCGCCGACGGGATCGTCAAGCTGACCGACTTCGGCATCGCCCGCGCGGTCGGCTCCGCGGCCATGACCAAGGCCGGCGAGGTGATGGGGACCGCGCAGTACCTCGCGCCCGAGGCCGCGTTGGGTCAGGAGACCACCCCCCTCAGCGACGTCTACGCACTCGCCGTCGTCACGTACGAGATGTTGTGCGGCGCAAGGCCGTTCAATTCCGACAGCCCCGTCGCGCTGGCGATGGCCCACGTCAACGAGCAGCCGCCGCCGATGCCGGACTTCGTGCCGCCGCCGGTGCGTGCCGTCGTCCTGGCCGCGCTGGAGAAGGACCCGCAGTTCCGCCCGGACTCGGCGGCCGAGTTCGCCCGCGCCCTGCAGCAGTCGATCGTCGACAGCGCGCGGATGGGCTTCGACCCGTACAGCGAGCCGCCGCGGCGCGGCGAGTGGGACCCGTCCCCGCCCGCGCCTCACTCGCCGCAAGGGGAGGGCCGTCGGCGCCGCCGCGACCGCAAGGACCCCGGCCCGCACTCCGGGCCGCAGGGTGCCGCGCCGTTCGGACCCGATGAGTACCCCGGTCAGAACTTCGGCGACTTCGGCGCCCCCGCCCACAGGGAGCCCGGCAACCACGGCGAGCACGGCGCACCGTCCTCCGGACCGCAAGGCACGCACGGCGATCCGCCACGCGGGCATCAGCTCCCAGGCCGCCGCACCACCGAGCACCTCCCCTCCGGTCCCGGGTCGACCCGGGTGCTGCCCCCTGGCATCGCCGGGGACCGCGGCGACCAGCGCGAGACCGAGGGTCAGCCGTCCGGCAGCCGTGCGTCCGGGCCGTCGACCACCACGTCGCGGACCCGGCGGTACGCCGTGCTCGCTGCGATCGCGCTGATCATCGTGATCGTCGCCGTCGTGCTCGTCGTCCTCCTCCGCGGGCGTTCCTCGGGCACCCCGCAGGAGCACTTCACCAAACCCGTTCAGATCGCGTCGTTGCGTCACCCCGGCACGACCGCCATGGAGCTGCGATGA